CCTAAGTGGTCTTGGAGTCGCTTTTGCCAGGGTTTTCCTGGGTGCTTTGGTTCTGTTTATGGTTATTGGGTTAACCAGAATGGAGTTGCTAAGGGAGCTCCCCATGATTTTCCGAAGCAACTGGAAACCGCTGCTTGGCCTTGGTACAGCCCTGGCTCTCAACTGGGCGTTCCTGTTCACGGCCTTCAACTACACAACCATAGCAAATGCCGTAATGGTATATTACATCGCACCCATTCTTGCCACTCTCATGTCCTGGCGTTTTCTTGGGGAAACTATAGACAGGAAAACGCTGAGCCTTATCATTCTAGCATTTTTAGGCCTCATCCTGATAATGAGCGGTCAGGAGATAAGTTTCGAAAACAGGGACTTCGTTGGAATCCTGCTCGCGTTCACGGCGGCGTTCTTCTACGCTATGATACCCAATCTCGGGAGGTTCTTGAAGGAAGTTGACGGAAAAATCTTAACGCTCAGCCAGCTGGGAATTGCTTCTTTCGTCCTCCTCCCCTTTGTCCTCCTCCAAGACGTTGGAAAGCCAGTCTGGTGGACGGTTCTTGTACTCGTGCTCATCCATACGGTTTTCGCGCTGTTTCTTTACATGGAGGGCCTCAAGGAAGTGGAAGTGAAGGACGCGGCTCTTTTGAGCTATCTTGACCCGGCGAGTGCTGTAGTTTATGCCTTCCTCGTCTTTGGTGAAGTGCCTGGAACGAGAACGGTAATCGGTGGAGTGCTTATACTTCTTGCCTCGGCTTTGGATGCTCTGAGAAGATGAGGCGAGGGGGCCGTAGCCCGCCTTCTGTATCAAGGGGGCATTCGACTGAGCGGCCTACCACGGGGCTCACACCGGGAACTCATCGCCCCTCCCTCGGCCTTGCACCCCGCGGGACGGCCGTTTCACCGCATCCCCCCGGGTCGTCTGCGGGTTAGCTCGGGCACCGTCGCCGGGCCCTTCACCGCTTTCATCCCCATATCCGGGGGGCCGTGTCGTTTCTGCGCCGTTGCCCGGCCTCTCGGCCGGTGCCTTGCGGCACCGCGGCCCCGGTGCGGTGGGCGGAACTTCCTCGGGAGTACCCCGAGAGCCCCCGACCCCCTCGCCTGAAGAACGTTAAAAGGGTGGAAATAAAAAGGTTTGGTCACCTTTTCTTCGGAAGCGATTTAAAGCTCTTGAATTTTGGCGGTTTGGGCCTCTTGAACCTTCCTAGGGGAGAACGGCGCTTTGGATTTGGTCTCTTTTTCCTTTTGCTCTTCGAGCTGAACTCCCGTTGCCACACGACCCAGATAAATGAGGCAACAAGAATAATAACCAAAAGAACTGCCGCCCAAAACGCGCTGCCGCGGGTAGAGGAGGTTTCTTCAACAGATGAACTCGATTCTGGAGTTGGAGTAGTGCTGGTGATGGGTTTGGATGACGTTGTGGTAGTGGGAGTGTTTGTTTCTTCAGGCGCAGGAAAGACCCAAACCCCAGAATATGAAGAGGTGTACTCAAGAACCTTCAGTGTGA
This sequence is a window from Thermococcus kodakarensis KOD1. Protein-coding genes within it:
- a CDS encoding DMT family transporter — encoded protein: MNGRAKVVVSMLIWGSVGIFGRLSGLSGLGVAFARVFLGALVLFMVIGLTRMELLRELPMIFRSNWKPLLGLGTALALNWAFLFTAFNYTTIANAVMVYYIAPILATLMSWRFLGETIDRKTLSLIILAFLGLILIMSGQEISFENRDFVGILLAFTAAFFYAMIPNLGRFLKEVDGKILTLSQLGIASFVLLPFVLLQDVGKPVWWTVLVLVLIHTVFALFLYMEGLKEVEVKDAALLSYLDPASAVVYAFLVFGEVPGTRTVIGGVLILLASALDALRR